In one Platichthys flesus chromosome 3, fPlaFle2.1, whole genome shotgun sequence genomic region, the following are encoded:
- the slc39a14 gene encoding metal cation symporter ZIP14 isoform X1 encodes MSFPHGRVMTPVTSLRSRLTLVLTLAVLLCPLGLVTVQGESQTQSPAQVLQDLLSRYGDNSTITVPQLRALLGLLSKEQGEGHNESSSVAETPTSPPPKANRSKCLAADTLAIYNISEQTRLDGQGLTELCPTMLQQLDAGSCKVQKEEMLPIEPPPRPTGAEVWGYGILSVTLISLCSLVGASVVPFMKKTFYKRLLLYFIALAIGTLYSNALFQLIPEAFGFDPMVDFYVSKSAVVFGGFYLFFFVEKVLRVLLKQKNGSHGHSHYSSERRCSSPDKELEEGEKEKLQLNGEASSLAAGKVDAGEGELMLSPAQTPQDSQRPESTGRSGVGRGCYWLKGTTYSDIGTLAWMITLSDGLHNFIDGLAIGASFTSSVFQGISTSVAILCEEFPHELGDFVILLNAGMSIQQALFFNFLSACCCYLGMGFGILAGNSFSPNWIFALAGGMFLYIALADMFPEMNEVSREEEDAGGSSFLLTFAIQNAGLLTGFSIMLLLTIYSGQIQMG; translated from the exons atgtcgTTCCCTCATGGCCGTGTCATGACCCCCGTCACCTCCCTCCGGTCACGGCTCACCTTGGTCCTGACCCTGGCTGTGCTGCTCTGCCCCTTGGGCTTAGTGACGGTTCAGGGGGAAAGCCAGACCCAGTCTCCTGCTCAGGTGCTCCAGGACCTGCTGAGCCGCTATGGAGACAACAGCACCATCACGGTGCCCCAGCTGCGGGCCCTGCTCGGCCTCCTCAGCAAGGAGCAGGGGGAAGGTCACAACGAGAGCAGCAGTGTGGCTGAGACACCAACCAGCCCGCCTCCTAAAGCCAACAGGTCCAAG tGCCTGGCTGCAGACACGTTGGCCATTTACAACATCAGTGAGCAGACCCGGCTGGACGGGCAGGGTCTGACCGAGCTGTGCCCCAccatgctgcagcagctggatgcTGGGTCCTGCAAAGTGCAGAAAGAGGAGATGCTGCCCATCGAACCCCCCCCCAGGCCCACAGGAGCTGAAG TGTGGGGTTATGGGATCCTGTCTGTGACACTCATCTCTCTGTGTTCGCTGGTGGGGGCCAGCGTGGTGCCCTTCATGAAGAAAACCTTTTACAAGCGCCTGCTGCTCTACTTCATAGCCCTGGCCATTGGCACGCTCTACTCCAACGCCCTGTTTCAGCTCATCCCAGAG GCGTTTGGTTTTGACCCCATGGTGGATTTCTACGTGTCCAAGTCGGCCGTCGTGTTCGGAGGTTtctacctcttcttcttcgtggAGAAGGTTCTCAGGGTTCTGCTCAAACAGAAGAATGGG AGCCACGGCCACAGTCACTACTCCAGTGAGCGTCGCTGCTCGTCACCTgacaaggagctggaggagggcgagaaggagaagctgcagctgaacggAGAAGCCAGCAGTCTGGCTGCGGGCAAAGTGGACGCCGGGGAGGGCGAGCTCATGCTCAGCCCGGCTCAGACGCCACAG GACTCCCAGAGGCCAGAGAGCACGGGGAGATCTGGAGTCGGCCGTGGCTGCTATTGGCTGAAGGGGACGACCTACTCTGACATCGGCACGCTGGCCTGGATGATCACGCTCAGCGACGGTCTGCACAACTTCATCGACGGCTTGGCGATCGGAGCGTCCTTCACCTCGTCCGTCTTCCAGGGCATCAGCACGTCCGTGGCCATCCTGTGTGAGGAGTTCCCCCACGAGCTGG GAGACTTCGTGATCCTGCTGAACGCCGGCATGAGCATACAACAGGCTCTGTTCTTCAACTTCCTGTCGGCCTGCTGCTGTTACCTGGGCATGGGCTTCGGCATCCTGGCCGGCAACAGCTTCTCACCCAACTGGATCTTCGCCCTGGCTGGAGGAATGTTCCTCTACATCGCTCTGGCAGACATG TTCCCGGAGATGAACGAGGTGAGTCGTGAGGAAGAGGACGCCGGCggcagcagcttcctcctcaCCTTTGCCATCCAGAACGCCGGGCTGCTGACGGGCTTCTCCATCATGCTGCTCCTCACCATATACTCTGGACAGATACAGATGGGCTAG
- the slc39a14 gene encoding metal cation symporter ZIP14 isoform X2, whose protein sequence is MSFPHGRVMTPVTSLRSRLTLVLTLAVLLCPLGLVTVQGESQTQSPAQVLQDLLSRYGDNSTITVPQLRALLGLLSKEQGEGHNESSSVAETPTSPPPKANRSKCLAADTLAIYNISEQTRLDGQGLTELCPTMLQQLDAGSCKVQKEEMLPIEPPPRPTGAEVWGFSFLSVTLINAFSLTGVLSVPLLKTRFMKHAIVFFIALAIGTLFSTAILQLLPEAFGFDPMVDFYVSKSAVVFGGFYLFFFVEKVLRVLLKQKNGSHGHSHYSSERRCSSPDKELEEGEKEKLQLNGEASSLAAGKVDAGEGELMLSPAQTPQDSQRPESTGRSGVGRGCYWLKGTTYSDIGTLAWMITLSDGLHNFIDGLAIGASFTSSVFQGISTSVAILCEEFPHELGDFVILLNAGMSIQQALFFNFLSACCCYLGMGFGILAGNSFSPNWIFALAGGMFLYIALADMFPEMNEVSREEEDAGGSSFLLTFAIQNAGLLTGFSIMLLLTIYSGQIQMG, encoded by the exons atgtcgTTCCCTCATGGCCGTGTCATGACCCCCGTCACCTCCCTCCGGTCACGGCTCACCTTGGTCCTGACCCTGGCTGTGCTGCTCTGCCCCTTGGGCTTAGTGACGGTTCAGGGGGAAAGCCAGACCCAGTCTCCTGCTCAGGTGCTCCAGGACCTGCTGAGCCGCTATGGAGACAACAGCACCATCACGGTGCCCCAGCTGCGGGCCCTGCTCGGCCTCCTCAGCAAGGAGCAGGGGGAAGGTCACAACGAGAGCAGCAGTGTGGCTGAGACACCAACCAGCCCGCCTCCTAAAGCCAACAGGTCCAAG tGCCTGGCTGCAGACACGTTGGCCATTTACAACATCAGTGAGCAGACCCGGCTGGACGGGCAGGGTCTGACCGAGCTGTGCCCCAccatgctgcagcagctggatgcTGGGTCCTGCAAAGTGCAGAAAGAGGAGATGCTGCCCATCGAACCCCCCCCCAGGCCCACAGGAGCTGAAG TGTGGGGCTTCTCTTTCCTGAGTGTGACGCTGATCAATGCCTTCTCCCTCACCGGAGTCCTCAGCGTGCCTCTGTTGAAGACGCGCTTTATGAAACACGCCATCGTCTTTTTCATCGCTCTTGCCATCGGCACGCTGTTCTCCACCGccatcctgcagctcctgccaGAG GCGTTTGGTTTTGACCCCATGGTGGATTTCTACGTGTCCAAGTCGGCCGTCGTGTTCGGAGGTTtctacctcttcttcttcgtggAGAAGGTTCTCAGGGTTCTGCTCAAACAGAAGAATGGG AGCCACGGCCACAGTCACTACTCCAGTGAGCGTCGCTGCTCGTCACCTgacaaggagctggaggagggcgagaaggagaagctgcagctgaacggAGAAGCCAGCAGTCTGGCTGCGGGCAAAGTGGACGCCGGGGAGGGCGAGCTCATGCTCAGCCCGGCTCAGACGCCACAG GACTCCCAGAGGCCAGAGAGCACGGGGAGATCTGGAGTCGGCCGTGGCTGCTATTGGCTGAAGGGGACGACCTACTCTGACATCGGCACGCTGGCCTGGATGATCACGCTCAGCGACGGTCTGCACAACTTCATCGACGGCTTGGCGATCGGAGCGTCCTTCACCTCGTCCGTCTTCCAGGGCATCAGCACGTCCGTGGCCATCCTGTGTGAGGAGTTCCCCCACGAGCTGG GAGACTTCGTGATCCTGCTGAACGCCGGCATGAGCATACAACAGGCTCTGTTCTTCAACTTCCTGTCGGCCTGCTGCTGTTACCTGGGCATGGGCTTCGGCATCCTGGCCGGCAACAGCTTCTCACCCAACTGGATCTTCGCCCTGGCTGGAGGAATGTTCCTCTACATCGCTCTGGCAGACATG TTCCCGGAGATGAACGAGGTGAGTCGTGAGGAAGAGGACGCCGGCggcagcagcttcctcctcaCCTTTGCCATCCAGAACGCCGGGCTGCTGACGGGCTTCTCCATCATGCTGCTCCTCACCATATACTCTGGACAGATACAGATGGGCTAG
- the slc39a14 gene encoding metal cation symporter ZIP14 isoform X3, whose product MWISSIKMRVKYCFTKCYHAVFAAVFSHIMRAVCFNAPPSITPSVGLLFPECDADQCLLPHRSPQRASVEDALYETRHRLFHRSCHRHAVLHRHPAAPARVWGYGILSVTLISLCSLVGASVVPFMKKTFYKRLLLYFIALAIGTLYSNALFQLIPEAFGFDPMVDFYVSKSAVVFGGFYLFFFVEKVLRVLLKQKNGSHGHSHYSSERRCSSPDKELEEGEKEKLQLNGEASSLAAGKVDAGEGELMLSPAQTPQDSQRPESTGRSGVGRGCYWLKGTTYSDIGTLAWMITLSDGLHNFIDGLAIGASFTSSVFQGISTSVAILCEEFPHELGDFVILLNAGMSIQQALFFNFLSACCCYLGMGFGILAGNSFSPNWIFALAGGMFLYIALADMFPEMNEVSREEEDAGGSSFLLTFAIQNAGLLTGFSIMLLLTIYSGQIQMG is encoded by the exons ATGTGGATTTCTTCCATTAAAATGCGAGTAAAGTATTGTTTTACAAAATGTTATCATGCTGTGTTTGCAGCTGTATTTTCACACATCATGcgtgctgtttgttttaatgctcCACCTTCCATCACTCCCAGTGTGGGGCTTCTCTTTCCTGAGTGTGACGCTGATCAATGCCTTCTCCCTCACCGGAGTCCTCAGCGTGCCTCTGTTGAAGACGCGCTTTATGAAACACGCCATCGTCTTTTTCATCGCTCTTGCCATCGGCACGCTGTTCTCCACCGccatcctgcagctcctgccaGAG TGTGGGGTTATGGGATCCTGTCTGTGACACTCATCTCTCTGTGTTCGCTGGTGGGGGCCAGCGTGGTGCCCTTCATGAAGAAAACCTTTTACAAGCGCCTGCTGCTCTACTTCATAGCCCTGGCCATTGGCACGCTCTACTCCAACGCCCTGTTTCAGCTCATCCCAGAG GCGTTTGGTTTTGACCCCATGGTGGATTTCTACGTGTCCAAGTCGGCCGTCGTGTTCGGAGGTTtctacctcttcttcttcgtggAGAAGGTTCTCAGGGTTCTGCTCAAACAGAAGAATGGG AGCCACGGCCACAGTCACTACTCCAGTGAGCGTCGCTGCTCGTCACCTgacaaggagctggaggagggcgagaaggagaagctgcagctgaacggAGAAGCCAGCAGTCTGGCTGCGGGCAAAGTGGACGCCGGGGAGGGCGAGCTCATGCTCAGCCCGGCTCAGACGCCACAG GACTCCCAGAGGCCAGAGAGCACGGGGAGATCTGGAGTCGGCCGTGGCTGCTATTGGCTGAAGGGGACGACCTACTCTGACATCGGCACGCTGGCCTGGATGATCACGCTCAGCGACGGTCTGCACAACTTCATCGACGGCTTGGCGATCGGAGCGTCCTTCACCTCGTCCGTCTTCCAGGGCATCAGCACGTCCGTGGCCATCCTGTGTGAGGAGTTCCCCCACGAGCTGG GAGACTTCGTGATCCTGCTGAACGCCGGCATGAGCATACAACAGGCTCTGTTCTTCAACTTCCTGTCGGCCTGCTGCTGTTACCTGGGCATGGGCTTCGGCATCCTGGCCGGCAACAGCTTCTCACCCAACTGGATCTTCGCCCTGGCTGGAGGAATGTTCCTCTACATCGCTCTGGCAGACATG TTCCCGGAGATGAACGAGGTGAGTCGTGAGGAAGAGGACGCCGGCggcagcagcttcctcctcaCCTTTGCCATCCAGAACGCCGGGCTGCTGACGGGCTTCTCCATCATGCTGCTCCTCACCATATACTCTGGACAGATACAGATGGGCTAG